TCCTCCACGACGACCGCCACGTTGTCCATCTCCGCGGCGAACTCGGGCGGGATCTCGTCGAGCGCGTCGGCGACCATCTCCTCGAAGCGTCGTCGGCTCACGAGCACGGCCTCAACCTAGCGCCGAGCCCGCCCGGGACCGCCGCCCGCGGGCTCGCGAAATTCTCCTTGACGCCGGTGCCGGCGATCCGTATGTTGCAGAGACCGGTCCTCACCGACCCGGGATCGAGGACGGGCCGAGCGCCGAGCCGCCGGCCAATCCGGGTTCCGACGACGTGGAGACAGGTGGCGACGGAGGGCGGAAACCCCGCCGTCCGGTGTCGGAGCGGCGGTGAGCCGACGGACGGGCTGGTCGAGAGGCCACGGTGGTCGAGAGGCCACGACGTCGGGCGGCAGAGGCGCCGAGCCACGGGAAGTAGGCCCCGAGGAGATCGGAGCTGCGAGAGCGGCGAAGACTACTCGGGGCCCTCCCGCGTGAGGGCCTTCCCCCTCCGGGCGCGGACCAACAGCATCGCCGTTGGCGTCACAGGCGCCCGGTAGCGTCACGACGTGGCCCAGCTCGACGACTCCCAGCGCCGTGCCGTGGAGGAGCCCACCCTCCCGTTGGCCGTCCTCGCAGGCCCCGGGTCCGGCAAGACGCGTGTCCTCTCGCAGCGGATCGCCCATCAGGTCGCCACCGGCTCCGTCGAGGCCGAACGGGTGCTGGCGGTGACCTTCACCCGGAAGGCCGCCGGGGAGCTCAACGACCGCCTCCACTCTTCCCACGGCGCCGGGCACGTCACAGCAGGAACCTTCCACGCCCTCTGCCTGGGGCTGCTCCGGCGCTGGTACGACGACCGGGGCCGTGAGGTCCCCGCCCTTCTCGAGCGCAAGGCACCGATCCTGGCACCACTTCTCGGCGGTGGAACCGAGGCGGCGGCGGCGGTCACGCCCGTCGCCGCCGAGATCGAGTGGGCCAAGGCGCGCGGCGTCGGTCCCGACGGCTACGTGGCGGCGGTCGAGGCCGCCGGGCGGGACACGCCGCGTGCACCTGCCGAACTGGCGGCGCTCTACGAGCGCTACGAGAAACGGAAGCGTCGCGCCAACCTCATGGACTTCGACGATCTGATCCTGCGGTGTGCCCTCCGCCTCGAGGACGACGACGACTTCGCGTCGGCCACGAGGTGGCGTTTCCGCCACTTCTTCGTCGACGAGTTCCAGGACGTCAGCCCCTCACAGTTCCGCCTGCTGCGCGCCTGGCTCGGCGACCGCACCGACCTCTTCGTGGTCGGGGACCCGGATCAGGCGATCTTCAGCTTCACGGGAGCCGATCCCGCGTACCTCACGCGTTTCGCGGAGCACTTCCCGGGGGCCACCGTGGTCGAGCTCACCTCGAGCCACCGCTGCCCGCCACAGGTCCTCCGGCCCGCCCGACGGCTGCTCGAGGGACGCGCGCCGGGGCGTGCGCTGTCGTCGGCGGTCGACCCGGGGCCGGAGCCGCACCTCACGGGTTACTCCGATGCCGCCGCCGAGGCCCGGGGGGTCGCCGACGCCCTCGTCGAGGCCCACGCCGCCGGACGCCGGTGGGCGGACCTGGCCGTGCTCTACCGCACCAACGCCCAGTCGGCCCTGTTCGAAGAGGAGCTGGCCCGACGCGACATCCCGGTGCGGCTCCGCGGCGCACGCCGGTTCCTCGACCGACCCGAGGTCCGGGCCGACCTCGCCCGCCTCCGGTCGTCGTCGGGTGACCTGCGCGCACGCCTCGCAGGTCTGTCGGCACCGGCCCCACATGTGAGAGACGGCGCCGGGCCCGGTGTCACCGACACCGAGCGCGCCGAGCACACCGAGGCCCTCGTCGCACTCGGGCACGAGTACCTCCGCGCGGAGGGCGGCGACGGCTCGCTCCCCGGCTTCCTGGCCTTCCTGGCCACCGCCCTGCGCGGGGACTCCGACGGCGGCGCCACGGCCGACGCCGTCGACCTGGTCACCTTCCACCGCTCGAAGGGCCTCGAGTGGCACACGGTCATCGTCACCGGCGTCGAGGCCGGCTTCGTCCCGATCAGCCACGCACGGTCCGCTCCCGAGAAGGCCGAGGAGCGTCGGCTCCTCTACGTCGCCTGTACCCGTTCCCGCCACACCCTCCACCTCACCTGGGCGGAGCAGCGCTCGTTCGGCACGCGCGACGCACGACGGACCCCGAGCCCGCTCCTGGCCGACATGGGCCTTTGCCCCACCGCGGGAGACCCTCCCGTCACGACGGGAGGGTCTCCGACCGACGCCACGGGCCGCATCCGGGAGCTGCGCGCGACGCTTCGACGCGGGGTCCCCAGCGGTGACGCCGGCGACGACGCCCTGGCACGGGAGCTCAAGGACTGGCGGCACGCCCGCTCCCGAGCCGCCGGGGTCCCCGCCTACGTGGTCTTCGCCGACACCACTCTCGCCGAGCTCGTGCTCCACCGTCCCTCGAACCGGGAGGAGCTCCTCGGCGTGTCGGGAATCGGTCCTGTCAAGGCGGAGCGTTTCGGGCCCGACGTCCTCGACATCGTGGCTCGCCACGTCCGAGCCG
This Acidimicrobiia bacterium DNA region includes the following protein-coding sequences:
- a CDS encoding ATP-dependent DNA helicase UvrD2, yielding MAQLDDSQRRAVEEPTLPLAVLAGPGSGKTRVLSQRIAHQVATGSVEAERVLAVTFTRKAAGELNDRLHSSHGAGHVTAGTFHALCLGLLRRWYDDRGREVPALLERKAPILAPLLGGGTEAAAAVTPVAAEIEWAKARGVGPDGYVAAVEAAGRDTPRAPAELAALYERYEKRKRRANLMDFDDLILRCALRLEDDDDFASATRWRFRHFFVDEFQDVSPSQFRLLRAWLGDRTDLFVVGDPDQAIFSFTGADPAYLTRFAEHFPGATVVELTSSHRCPPQVLRPARRLLEGRAPGRALSSAVDPGPEPHLTGYSDAAAEARGVADALVEAHAAGRRWADLAVLYRTNAQSALFEEELARRDIPVRLRGARRFLDRPEVRADLARLRSSSGDLRARLAGLSAPAPHVRDGAGPGVTDTERAEHTEALVALGHEYLRAEGGDGSLPGFLAFLATALRGDSDGGATADAVDLVTFHRSKGLEWHTVIVTGVEAGFVPISHARSAPEKAEERRLLYVACTRSRHTLHLTWAEQRSFGTRDARRTPSPLLADMGLCPTAGDPPVTTGGSPTDATGRIRELRATLRRGVPSGDAGDDALARELKDWRHARSRAAGVPAYVVFADTTLAELVLHRPSNREELLGVSGIGPVKAERFGPDVLDIVARHVRAGPRQRTG